One region of Neisseria mucosa genomic DNA includes:
- a CDS encoding sulfate adenylyltransferase: MTATTAPLLRFITAGSVDDGKSTLIGRLLYDSKTLLTDQLDKLNRAAENGETPDFASLTDGLAAEREQGITIDVAYRYFATPKRKFIIADTPGHEQYTRNMVTGASTADAAIVLIDATRVDFSGSEPVLLPQTKRHSAILKLLGCPNIIVAVNKLDLLDFDETKYQAITAAYRKLAEQIGLQAQIHFLPISALKGDNIVNASSQTPWYQGLPLLPLLESLPVNRQNAADQAAHFPVQRVARQDGSSSDDFRGYQGRLEAGRLKTGDEVKILPGGHTAKIAEIYNPNGKTESAEAGEVLTVTLDTDLDISRGNSIAAADSSVAPEQQFQAALCWFDDIPLNLRRKYLLKHTTQTTPVKISAISYVWDVNTLSRVESADTLKLNDIGSVSLKTQQPIAAVPYEENHALGAFILIDEATNHTVAAGMIRKADQTDSFEI; encoded by the coding sequence ATGACCGCAACCACCGCCCCGCTTTTGCGCTTCATCACTGCCGGCAGCGTCGACGACGGCAAATCCACCCTCATCGGCCGCCTGCTCTACGACAGCAAAACCCTGCTGACCGACCAGCTCGACAAACTCAACCGCGCTGCCGAAAACGGCGAAACGCCCGACTTCGCCAGCCTCACCGACGGCCTTGCCGCCGAGCGCGAACAAGGCATCACCATCGATGTTGCCTACCGCTATTTCGCCACACCCAAGCGCAAATTTATCATCGCCGACACGCCCGGACACGAACAATACACCCGCAACATGGTAACGGGCGCATCGACCGCCGATGCCGCCATCGTCCTGATAGACGCAACGCGCGTCGATTTTTCCGGCAGCGAACCCGTCCTCCTGCCGCAGACCAAACGCCACAGCGCAATTCTGAAACTCTTGGGCTGCCCCAACATCATCGTCGCCGTCAATAAACTCGACCTGCTCGACTTCGACGAAACCAAATATCAGGCCATTACCGCAGCCTACCGCAAGCTGGCGGAACAAATCGGCCTCCAAGCCCAAATCCACTTCCTGCCCATCAGCGCGTTAAAAGGCGACAACATCGTCAACGCCAGCAGCCAAACCCCGTGGTATCAAGGTTTGCCGCTGTTACCCCTGCTCGAAAGCCTGCCCGTCAACCGCCAAAACGCCGCCGACCAAGCCGCCCACTTCCCCGTGCAGCGCGTCGCACGGCAAGACGGCAGCAGCAGCGACGACTTCCGCGGCTATCAAGGCAGGCTGGAAGCAGGCCGTCTGAAAACCGGCGACGAAGTCAAAATCCTGCCTGGCGGACATACCGCCAAAATCGCCGAAATCTACAATCCAAACGGCAAAACCGAATCCGCCGAAGCGGGCGAAGTGCTGACCGTCACACTCGACACCGACCTCGACATCTCGCGCGGCAACAGCATCGCCGCCGCCGACAGCTCCGTCGCGCCCGAACAGCAGTTCCAAGCCGCGCTGTGCTGGTTCGACGACATCCCGCTCAACCTGCGCCGCAAATACCTGCTGAAACACACCACCCAAACCACGCCCGTCAAAATCAGCGCGATTTCCTACGTTTGGGACGTGAACACCCTCAGCCGCGTCGAATCCGCCGACACGCTCAAGCTCAACGACATCGGCAGCGTCAGCCTCAAAACCCAGCAGCCGATCGCCGCCGTACCCTACGAAGAAAACCATGCCCTCGGCGCGTTCATCCTGATAGACGAAGCCACCAACCACACCGTCGCCGCAGGCATGATACGCAAGGCTGACCAAACGGACAGTTTTGAAATTTAA
- a CDS encoding type I secretion protein — translation MADTLLSLKNNQSVVITGTDRNDTLYGSTGHTIFYGGLGNDTYYSKNAGDTIIERKNEGRDLIYSSTDFTLPEHVEDLKLQGNSMLGIGNDADNVISGNSNGNRLYGKGGNDLMLGGNGNDYLWGDDGDDRLGGLGGNDVLNGGSGNDFLSGDDGEDILYGGTGMDTMLGGKGNDTFYVDNIKDTVVEDADAGYDTIYSSVTYTAPTHVEKLILEGKDNIFGFGNNADNSLIGNSGNNRLSGGRGSDTLYGMEGNDLLMGGDDRDELYGGQGDDILRGDAGNDLLDGGYGNDTLDGGSGADTMVGGLGNDVYHVDNVNDTVIEEMNGGIDTIYSSVTYTAPTHVENLTLTGNDNTFAFGNNADNILTGNSGNNRLSGGRGSDTLYGNEGNDLLMGGDDRDFLYGGNGDDILRGDEGNDLLDGGSGNDTLDGGSGADTMSGGYGNDIYHVDNVKDTVTEWWGEGVDTIYSSVSYTIPTYVEHLTLTGSNNTFGIGNYGDNTITGNSGHNQLNGEGGNDTLYGMSGDDLLSGGSGNDYLYGGDGDDRLNGGDGIDYLHGGDGNDYLTGGSGSDTIVTGAGKDTVAFSASDIRDGSIDRITDFNPYMDKLDLSGMRSLLSGSEANVSWSELFVKNPYYYDTGRSYLVFDSVSQTLAYRAAGASSNTVFAKFDDSQAVWLSASNIIG, via the coding sequence ATGGCTGATACATTGCTTTCTTTAAAAAACAACCAATCCGTCGTTATTACCGGTACGGACCGTAATGATACTTTATATGGTAGTACGGGACATACCATATTCTACGGTGGTTTAGGGAACGATACTTACTACAGTAAAAATGCGGGCGATACCATCATCGAGCGTAAAAACGAAGGCCGCGATCTAATCTATAGCAGCACCGACTTTACCTTACCAGAACATGTCGAAGATCTGAAGTTGCAGGGCAACAGTATGTTAGGTATCGGCAATGATGCAGACAATGTTATATCGGGCAATTCCAACGGCAACCGTCTATATGGCAAAGGCGGCAATGATCTGATGCTTGGCGGAAATGGCAACGATTATCTATGGGGCGACGATGGTGATGACCGACTTGGCGGACTAGGTGGCAACGACGTTCTGAATGGTGGAAGCGGAAACGATTTTCTATCTGGGGATGACGGGGAAGATATCTTATATGGCGGTACGGGTATGGACACCATGCTCGGAGGAAAGGGAAACGATACTTTCTATGTAGATAATATAAAAGATACAGTCGTCGAAGACGCAGATGCAGGCTACGATACGATATACAGCAGTGTTACCTATACCGCGCCAACCCACGTTGAAAAACTGATTTTAGAAGGTAAAGACAATATCTTCGGCTTTGGCAACAATGCCGATAACAGCCTTATCGGCAACAGCGGCAACAATCGCTTGAGTGGCGGGCGAGGTAGCGACACGCTCTATGGCATGGAAGGTAACGACCTATTAATGGGTGGTGATGATCGCGACGAACTTTACGGCGGACAAGGTGATGACATCCTGCGCGGCGATGCAGGCAACGACCTGCTCGACGGAGGCTATGGCAACGACACTTTAGACGGCGGCAGCGGTGCAGACACTATGGTCGGCGGCTTGGGAAATGATGTCTATCATGTTGATAATGTGAACGATACGGTTATTGAGGAAATGAACGGCGGTATCGACACGATTTATAGCAGTGTTACCTATACCGCGCCAACCCACGTTGAAAACCTAACGCTAACAGGCAACGACAATACCTTCGCATTCGGCAACAACGCCGATAATATTCTGACGGGAAACAGCGGCAATAACCGATTAAGCGGAGGACGCGGCAGCGATACGCTATACGGCAACGAAGGCAACGACCTGCTGATGGGAGGGGATGATAGAGATTTCCTATACGGCGGTAACGGAGACGACATTCTTCGCGGCGACGAAGGTAACGACCTGCTTGATGGTGGCAGTGGCAATGATACTTTGGACGGAGGCAGCGGTGCAGATACCATGTCTGGTGGGTACGGGAATGATATCTACCATGTAGATAATGTCAAAGATACAGTTACTGAGTGGTGGGGAGAAGGTGTCGATACGATATATAGTAGTGTTTCCTACACAATCCCAACCTACGTCGAACACCTGACCCTGACCGGCAGCAACAACACTTTCGGCATCGGCAATTACGGCGATAATACCATTACCGGCAACAGCGGCCACAACCAATTAAACGGTGAGGGCGGCAATGATACCCTTTACGGCATGAGTGGAGACGACCTGTTGTCGGGCGGCAGCGGAAACGACTATCTCTACGGCGGCGACGGGGATGACAGGCTGAATGGAGGAGACGGGATCGATTACCTCCACGGCGGCGACGGCAACGACTACCTCACAGGCGGTTCGGGCAGCGATACCATCGTTACAGGTGCAGGTAAAGATACCGTCGCTTTCTCCGCCTCAGACATCCGCGACGGCAGCATAGATCGTATTACCGACTTCAACCCTTATATGGACAAGCTTGATCTGTCCGGTATGCGTTCCCTGCTAAGTGGCAGCGAGGCAAATGTGAGCTGGTCGGAACTGTTCGTCAAAAATCCTTATTATTACGACACCGGCCGTTCTTACCTCGTCTTCGACTCTGTATCTCAAACCCTCGCCTACCGAGCGGCAGGTGCAAGCAGCAATACCGTGTTCGCCAAATTTGACGACAGTCAGGCAGTTTGGTTGAGCGCTTCCAATATCATCGGCTAA
- a CDS encoding IS630 family transposase (programmed frameshift) produces MAYSADLRNKTLNYYEQCKNISQTAATFNLSRNTLYLWIRLKKQTGSLKHQVTGLNAVKLDRQKLAQYVEQHQDAYLHEIAKHFDCTPAAVCYALKQMGMTRKKRPTTYKEQDPAKVTHYLTQLAEFSDYQRVYLDETGFDRYLFRPYARSQKGQIVKAQISGKRYRRLSLVSAQVGNRLIAPMVYQNTMTGVFFEAWFQQCLLPALTQKSVIILDNARFHRMGVLREMAEKWGHKVLPLAPYSPELNPIEKVWANIKRYLRTVLSDYARFDDALLSYFDFN; encoded by the exons ATGGCATACTCTGCGGACTTAAGAAACAAAACTTTAAACTATTACGAACAATGCAAAAACATCAGCCAAACCGCAGCAACATTTAACTTGTCAAGAAACACGCTTTACCTGTGGATTCGCCTTAAAAAACAAACAGGCAGCCTAAAACATCAAGTTACCGGTCTAAATGCCGTCAAATTGGATAGGCAAAAACTGGCTCAATATGTTGAGCAACACCAGGATGCCTATCTGCATGAAATCGCCAAACATTTTGATTGTACGCCAGCCGCCGTTTGCTATGCACTCAAACAGATGGGGATGACGCGCAAAAAAAGAC CCACCACTTACAAAGAACAAGACCCGGCCAAAGTAACGCATTATTTGACACAGCTGGCCGAATTTTCCGACTACCAACGTGTTTATTTGGATGAAACAGGATTTGACCGCTACCTGTTCCGTCCCTATGCCCGCAGCCAGAAAGGGCAAATAGTGAAAGCGCAGATAAGTGGAAAAAGATACCGACGCTTATCTCTGGTGTCCGCACAAGTCGGCAACCGGCTGATTGCTCCGATGGTTTATCAAAATACGATGACCGGAGTCTTTTTTGAAGCGTGGTTTCAGCAATGCCTACTGCCCGCATTGACTCAAAAATCGGTGATTATTTTAGATAATGCACGATTTCACCGTATGGGTGTTTTACGGGAAATGGCGGAAAAATGGGGACATAAGGTATTGCCTCTTGCACCTTATTCACCTGAGCTCAACCCGATTGAGAAGGTGTGGGCGAATATTAAGCGGTATCTGCGAACCGTATTGTCTGATTACGCCCGATTTGACGATGCGCTACTGTCCTATTTTGATTTTAATTGA
- a CDS encoding glutamate-5-semialdehyde dehydrogenase produces MQNIQDYVHRTASAAKQASYIVAAAETAQKNAALLRTAELIKHHQTAILAANAQDMEQAEQKGLNDALLDRLRLSEKTIDAMCEGLRQIAALPDPVGEMDEFRTRENGLQIGKMRVPLGVVGIIYESRPNVTVDAAALCLKSGNACVLRGGSEAFNSNMALSKLITQALVENGLPAAAVSLIENTDRESVGAILQSPEFIDVVIPRGGKSLVSRIAAEARVPVIKHLDGICHVYIDRAADAEKAVNIAFNAKTSRYGTCNTMETLLVHQSRAAEILPVLAEKYAARNVKLRGCPRTLSILPHIQTASEEDWDTEYLAPILSVKIVDSLEEAVAHINTHGSHHTDSIVTESYTDARTFLRTVDSASVMVNASTRFADGFEYGLGAEIGISTDKIHVRGPVGLHGLTSQKWIVLGDGQVRS; encoded by the coding sequence ATGCAAAACATTCAAGACTACGTCCACCGCACCGCGTCCGCCGCCAAGCAGGCTTCCTATATTGTCGCTGCCGCCGAGACCGCGCAAAAAAACGCTGCGCTCCTGCGCACCGCCGAACTCATCAAACACCATCAAACCGCCATCCTCGCCGCCAACGCCCAAGACATGGAACAAGCCGAACAGAAAGGTTTGAACGACGCCCTGCTCGACCGCCTTCGGCTGAGCGAAAAAACCATAGATGCCATGTGCGAAGGTTTGCGCCAGATTGCCGCCCTGCCCGACCCCGTCGGCGAAATGGACGAATTCCGCACCCGCGAAAACGGCCTGCAAATCGGCAAAATGCGCGTACCGCTGGGCGTTGTCGGCATCATTTACGAATCCCGACCCAACGTAACCGTCGATGCCGCCGCCCTCTGCCTCAAGTCCGGCAACGCCTGCGTCCTGCGCGGCGGCAGCGAAGCCTTCAACAGCAATATGGCGCTCTCCAAACTGATTACGCAGGCGTTAGTTGAAAACGGCCTGCCCGCAGCAGCCGTCAGCCTGATTGAAAATACCGACCGCGAAAGCGTCGGCGCCATACTGCAAAGCCCAGAGTTTATCGACGTCGTCATCCCGCGCGGCGGCAAATCGTTGGTTTCCCGCATCGCCGCCGAAGCCCGCGTGCCCGTCATCAAACACCTCGACGGCATCTGCCACGTCTATATCGACCGCGCCGCCGACGCCGAAAAAGCCGTCAACATCGCCTTTAACGCCAAAACCTCGCGCTACGGCACCTGCAACACCATGGAAACCCTGCTCGTCCACCAAAGCCGCGCCGCCGAAATCCTGCCCGTACTGGCAGAGAAATACGCCGCCCGCAACGTCAAGCTGCGCGGCTGCCCGCGTACCCTGTCCATCCTGCCCCACATTCAGACGGCCTCCGAAGAAGACTGGGACACCGAATACCTCGCCCCCATCCTCTCCGTCAAAATCGTCGACAGCCTCGAAGAAGCCGTCGCCCACATCAACACCCACGGCAGCCACCACACCGACAGCATCGTAACCGAATCCTACACCGACGCCCGCACCTTCCTGCGCACGGTCGACAGCGCCAGCGTCATGGTCAATGCCTCCACCCGCTTCGCCGACGGCTTCGAATACGGCCTCGGTGCGGAAATCGGCATTTCCACCGACAAAATCCACGTCCGCGGCCCCGTCGGCCTGCACGGGCTGACTTCGCAGAAATGGATAGTGTTGGGCGACGGGCAGGTTCGGTCGTAA